A region of Planktomarina temperata RCA23 DNA encodes the following proteins:
- a CDS encoding metallophosphoesterase family protein, with protein MTALYAIGDIHGQLAGLTQAIEWIEKDGGPEAPIVFLGDYIDRGPDSRGVLDFLIQGRDAGRNWTFLKGNHDRMFEWFLQTPSRADPHLFTDLSWLHERLGGQDTLRSYGLDFSARRRLSAVHDEALRAVPKAHLDFLEGCPLTFETEDLFFCHAGIRPGVALCDQNEEDLLWIREEFLDFDGRHPKIIVHGHSPIERACHYGNRVNLDSGAGYGHPLTAAVFEELRCSILTAQGRRKISMAA; from the coding sequence ATGACGGCGCTCTATGCGATTGGTGACATCCATGGCCAATTGGCCGGGCTGACCCAAGCGATTGAATGGATTGAAAAAGATGGTGGGCCCGAGGCCCCCATCGTCTTTCTTGGCGATTATATCGATCGGGGGCCTGACAGTCGTGGCGTTTTGGATTTTTTGATCCAGGGCCGCGATGCGGGGCGCAATTGGACATTTTTAAAGGGCAATCATGACCGGATGTTTGAGTGGTTTTTGCAAACTCCAAGCCGGGCAGATCCGCATCTGTTTACCGATTTGAGTTGGCTGCATGAGCGATTGGGCGGGCAAGACACGCTGCGCTCTTACGGTCTGGATTTCAGCGCGCGCCGGCGGCTCTCCGCGGTGCATGACGAGGCGTTGCGCGCGGTGCCAAAGGCGCACCTTGATTTTCTTGAGGGGTGCCCTTTGACCTTTGAGACAGAGGATTTGTTCTTTTGTCACGCAGGTATCCGCCCCGGTGTCGCATTGTGCGATCAGAATGAAGAAGATCTTTTGTGGATTCGCGAAGAGTTCCTGGATTTTGACGGTCGGCATCCAAAGATTATCGTGCATGGCCATTCGCCGATCGAGCGGGCCTGCCATTATGGCAACAGAGTCAATCTCGACAGCGGCGCCGGTTATGGCCATCCACTTACGGCTGCGGTCTTTGAAGAGCTGAGGTGCAGCATTTTGACCGCGCAGGGCCGGCGCAAAATATCTATGGCTGCATAG